TGCCGAGCTAGACAAATACATCATCGGCCAAGATAGCGCCAAGCGTGCCGTTGCCGTTGCCCTGCGTAACCGCTTGCGCCGTAAGTTGTTACCGGCCGAAATCCGCGATGATTTTATCCCCAAAAATATTTTAATGATTGGCCC
This is a stretch of genomic DNA from Spirochaetaceae bacterium. It encodes these proteins:
- a CDS encoding HslU--HslV peptidase ATPase subunit yields the protein MTIDIEKLSPRQIVAELDKYIIGQDSAKRAVAVALRNRLRRKLLPAEIRDDFIPKNILMIGP